A stretch of DNA from Tsuneonella amylolytica:
CCCAGGGGGAATCCCATTCCATCTGGCGGGTCTCGCCCGGCGGGGTGGTGCGCCAGAGCGCGAAGTCGGCGGCATGGCGCTTGCCTTCGACGGTCTCGATCCGCCCCTCGCCCTCGTCGGTGCTCGCGCGTGCGAGGCGGCCGTAGTCCGGCACGGTCGAAACGTCGAAGTACAGCCCGCCGTCGAGCCGGTAAGCATGCTTACCCTCGATGCTCGCGTTCCACGCGACCATCTGTTCGACGTAGTCGGTTGCGCGCGGATGCTGCACCTCGCGGATGTTGAGCCGCCGCAGGTCCGCCTCGAACACCTGTTGGTAGTGCGCCGCGATGTCCCACGCCGATTTGCCCGCGGAGGCCGCGGCCTTTTCCATCTTGTCATCGCCCGCGTCGGCGTCGCTGGTGAGGTGCCCGACGTCGGTAATGTTGATGACGTGGGTAAGCTTGTACCCCTTGAAGCTCAGCACCCGGCCCAGCGTGTCCGCGAACACGTAGGCGCGCATGTTGCCGACATGCTGATAGTTGTAGACCGTCGGCCCGCAGGAATAGACTCGCGCCTCGCCCGGATGGATCGGCTGGAACGTCTCGAGACTGCGGGTAAGCGAGTTGAAGAGCTTGAGGTCGGTCATGCGGCGCGGGTTAGCCGCTGCGCCCGTCCGGTCAATCCCAGCCTTCCCAGCGCACCGCCTCGTCCAGCGGTGCACGGGCGACGGGGAAGGTGTTAACGGCCGCCTCGCGGTCGCCCCAGCCGATGGCGACGCCGCAGAAGAAGGTATGATCTTCGGGAATGTGGACAACCTCGCGGATCTGCGGGGAATAGACCGCCCACGCCTCCTGGAAGCAGCAGTCGAGACCTTCCTCGCGCAGCAGCAGCGCGATCGTCTGCAGCCACATGCCGATGTCCGACCACTGCGGTGGGCCCATGTATTTCGGCGTGTGGACAAGCAGCAGCACCGGCGCGCCGAACGCCCGGAAGTTGTTGGCGAACCACATCAGCCGCGCCGCCTTGTCCTCGCGCGGGATCTGGAGCGCGCCGTACATGTCCTCGCCCACCCCGCGGCGGCGCTGCTCGTAGGCACCGTCGAGTTCGGGCGGATACACGTGATACTCGGGCGCGAACGCCGCGCGGCCTTTCGGCAGATCCTCCGCCACGCGCGCGACCAGGCGCTGCATCGGTTCGCCGGTCAGCACGATCCCGTGCCACGGCTGCGTGTTTCCGCCCGAGGCGGAGCGCTGCGCTTTCTCGAGAATACGCTCGAGCAGCGCGCGATCGACCGGCTTGTCGAGATAGGCTCTGATCGAGCGGCGGCTGGCGACGGCTTCGGAAACGTTCATCAATCCACCTCGAACAGTTCTGCGAGTTGCTCGGTGATCGTGCCGCCCAGCTGTTCGACGTCCATGATCGTCACCGCGCGCTTGTAGTAGCGGGTCACGTCGTGGCCAATGCCGATGGCGACGAGCTGGACCGGCGACTGCTTCTCGATCCAGTCGATCACCTTCCTCAAGTGCTGTTCGAGGTAGCCCGCGCTGTTCACGCTCAGCGTGCTGTCGTCGACCGGCGCGCCATCGGAGATCACCATCAAAATGCGGCGATCCTCGCTGCGCGCGAGCAGGCGGTCGTGCGCCCAGAGCAGCGCCTCGCCGTCGATGTTTTCCTTGAGCAGGCCTTCGCGCATCATCAGGCCGAGATTGCGGCGCGCACGGCGCCACGGTTCGTCGGCCTTCTTGTAAACGATGTGGCGCAAGTCGTTGAGACGACCCGGTTGTGCGGGCTTCCCGTCGGCGAGCCACGCCTCGCGGCTTTGCCCGCCCTTCCACGCGCGGGTGGTGAAGCCCAATACCTCGGTCTTCACGCCCACGCGTTCCAGCGTGCGGCCGAGGATGTCGGCGCTGATCGCCGCGATGCTGATCGGCCGTCCGCGCATCGAACCGGAGTTGTCGATCAACAGCGTGACGACCGTATCCTTGAACTCGACGTCGCGTTCGACCTTGTACGACAGCGAGTGGCCGGGGCTGATGACCACGCGGGCGAGACGGGCGGCATCCAGCAACCCCTCTTCCTGGTCGAAGTCCCAGCTGCGGTTCTGCTGCGCCATCAGTCGGCGCTGGAGGCGGTTGGCGAGCCTCGTGACCACGCCCTGCAGGCCGGTGAGCTGGCTGTCGAGGTAGGCGCGCAGGCGATCGAGTTCCTCGCTGTCGCACAGCTCGGGCGCTTCGATCACTTCGTCGAAGCGGGTGGTCCACGCCTTGTAGTCGAAGCCTTCGGGAATGTCGGTCCACGGGCGGTTCGGGCGGACCGGCATCATGCCTTCCTCGCCCTCGTCCGCCTCGTCGGCGCCCTCCATGTCCTCGTCGGCGGACATCTCGGTTTCGCCGTCGCCGTCGTCCTCGCCTTCGGCCATTTCGCCGGCCATCTCGGTGGCCTGCGGGTCGCCCTGCCCCTCGGTGTCGTCCTCGCCCTCGTCCTCCTGCTCGCCTTCGGGCTCATCGCCGTCCTCGCTGTCGTCGGACGGCTGGTCCGGCTGCTCGGGCAGGGTCATCTCGAGGTGGCGCAAGAGTTCGAGCGCAAGCCCCTGAAAGGCCTTCTGATCGTCGAGCTTGCCGGCGAGCGCATCGAAATCCTCGCCCGCGCGTTCCTCGATCCAGTCGCGGACCATCGCGACACCCGCGCGGGCGCGCTCGGGGACGGGCTGTCCGGTCAATTTCTCGCGCAGGATCAGGCCGAGTGCGGTCGGCATCGGCACATCGCTCGCCTGCGTTGCGCGGGCGATAGGGTCGGACGCGGTGCGCAGTTCCACCGCGGCATCAAGATTGGCGCGTATCCCGCTGTAATCGTTCGATCCGATTGCTTCGTACCGGACCGTCTCGACCATATCGTATGCGGCGCGCGCGATCGGTTCCGACGGCGCGCCGCGCAGGTGCAGCACTTCATTGTGGTGCCGTAGGCGGAGCGAGAAGCCGTCGGCCACCCCGCGCGCTTCCCGCGCCTGGTCCGGCGGCAGGCTGCGGCCCGGCAGCGGCACCCGCAACTGCTTGCCCCGCGCCGCGGGCACGTCGGCGGTCCATGCGATCTCGATCTCGGGCTCCTCCGCGAGCGCGCGGGATGCGCCAGTCAGCGCATGCTTGAAGCGGTCGAGAGGCGTTTCATCGGCCAAGGGGCTAGAGGATCGACTGGCCGGTCTTGGCCCAGTCGGCCATGAAGCCTTCGATCCCCTTGTCGGTCAGCACGTGGTTCGCGAGGCTCTTGATGACCTTGGGCGGCGCGGTCATCACGTCGGCTCCGATCCGCGCGCTTTCGAGCACATGGACCACGTGGCGCACGCTGGCGACAAGGATTTCGGTCCGGAAATCATAGTTGTCGTAGATGAGCCTGATGTCGCGGATGAGGTCCATCCCGTCGAACCCGTTGTCGTCGTGCCGGCCGACGAAGGGCGACACGAATGTCGCCCCGGCCTTCGCCGCGAGCAGCGCCTGGTTGGCGGAAAAGCACAGCGTTACGTTGACCATCGTGCCGTCGTTCGTCAGCGCGCGGCAGGTCTTCAGCCCGTCGATCGTCAGCGGCACCTTGATGCAGACGTTGTCCGCGATCTTCCGCAGGACTTCGGCCTCCTTCATCATCGTCGCGTGATCGAGCGCGACCACTTCGGCGCTCACCGGCCCTTCGACGAGATCGCAGATTTCCTTCGTAACCTCCATGAAATTGCGGCCGGATTTTGCGATCAGCGAGGGGTTGGTGGTTACGCCGTCGAGCAGCCCCGCGTCATTCAGGTCGCGAATGTCGGCGATCTCGGCGGTGTCGGCGAAGAATTTCATGGCGGCGGGCTCTCTGGGAAAAGGGGCGATTCCCGCAAAGCCTTAGCCGGTGGGTTCGCCACCGGCTAGACCGCTGCCTAAAACGTCCGCGCCGCGCCGAACACGCCCATGATCAGCGGATCGTTGGTGCTCTGCGGATTGGCGCGGATGAATTCCTCTTCTGTCCCGATCTGGTTCCAGATCACGTCGTCCACGCGCCCGGTGAAGGTCCGCGCGACCTGCGGGATGTCGACGCCCGAGAGCGCCGCCAGCGCCTGCCCCACCAGGGGATCGCTCGCGACGCGCAGGCCCTGCCCGACGCCCGGCAGCATGGCGTCGATCAGGCGGCCGCCCATCTCGCCGCGCAGGTAACTGGTGGCAGAGCGCGGGCCGCCGCGGATGAGTTCCACCGCGTTGGCGAACCCGATCGTGCGCACGGTATCGGCGACCACGGGGGCGGCGCGCTGCGCAGCATCGAAGGCCACCGGTGCGAGGGCGTTCGCGAGCCGGTCCTTGAACAGGCCCGAGGTGAGGATCCGGCCGAGCGTGCCCCCGCGCACGCCGAGCACGTTCTCAAGCCCGATCGCGGCGACCTGCTGGTCCCAGAAACCGCCCTGCGACGTCATCCGGTCGAACGCGCGACCGGTCGACATGAACAGCAAGCGCGCGATCGCGTCGGTAAAGCTGAGCGGCCCGCCGAACCCGGTCGTGCAAGCGGGCAGCACGAGCGCGCCGCCGGCGAGGCCGATGCCGGCGAGGAACGAGCGGCGGTGAAAGATGGACGGGGTATCGGTAAATTCGGTCATAGGAAGGCTCCTATCCTTGCCGCCCCACCCCGGCGGCGCCCATATGGGCCACGAAACATGAACCGCGCACGACTGGTCATATTCAACGCCGCGCTCGGCCCGCTCGACTACCGCGTTCCGGAAGGGATGCGCGTCGGACCGGGGTCGGTCGTCGTCGCGCCACTGGGCCCTCGCCAGATCGTCGGGATCGTCTGGGAGGCGGAACGGCTGCCCGCAAGCGAGGTTCCGGCCGAGAAATTGCGCCCGCTGGTCGACGTGCTGCCGGTCCCGCCGCTGCGCGCCGAACTGCGGCGCCTGATCGAGTGGACGGCGGACTACTACTGTGCACCGCTTGCCGCGGTGGCGCGGATGGTGCTGGCGTCGGGCGGTGCATTGCGCGGCCCCTCGACCACCACCGAATACCGGCTGACCGGCGGCGCGCCCGAGCGGATGACGCCCCAGCGCCAGGCGGCGATCGACGCGCTGGAGGGGGAGCAGGCCACCATCCGCGAACTCGCCGGGATCGCCGGGGTCAGCGAAGGCGTGCTGCGCGGGCTCGTCAACCAGGGCGTGCTGGAGCCGGTGCTGGTCGATTGCGACCGGCCCTACCCCCCGGCGCGCGCGGACTTCGCGGTGCCCGAACTCAGCCCCGCGCAGGCCGAGGTGTCGGCGCGCTTCGTCGCGGCGGTCGAGGCGCGCAGCTTCGCCCCGTTCCTGCTCGACGGCGTGACCGGTTCCGGCAAGACCGAGGTCTACCTGGAAGCGGTCGCTCGCGCGCTCGAGATGGGGCGGCAGACGCTGGTCCTGCTGCCCGAGATCGCGCTGACCGAGGCCTTCCTGCGCCGGTTCGAGGACCGGTTCGGCGCGCCGCCGATCGTCTGGCACAGCTCGCTGAAATCGACCGAGCGCCGCCGCGCCTGGCGCTCGATCGCGGCGGGGGAAGCCCAGGTCGTCGTGGGTGCGCGCTCGGCGTTGTTCCTCCCCTATGCCAACCTCGGCCTCATCGTCGTCGACGAAGCGCACGAGATCAGCTTCAAGCAGGACGACGGCGTGCGCTATAACGCGCGCGACGTGGCGGTCATGCGCGCGCGGTTCGAACGCATCCCGGTGGTGCTCGCCAGCGCCACACCCGCGCTCGAAAGCCTGCAGATGGCCGAGAGCGGGGTGTACGAGCGGCTGGTGCTGGAGGACCGCTACGGCGGCGCGCGGCTGCCCGCGATCGACACGATCGACCTCACTGAAGAGAAACCCGAACGCGGCCGCTGGCTCGCCCCGCGGCTGGTCGCGCAGATGGAGGAACGGCTGGCACGCGGCGAGCAGTCGCTCCTGTTCCTCAACCGCCGCGGCTATGCCCCGCTGACGCTGTGCCGGAACTGCGGCTTCCGGTTCGAATGCCCGAACTGCAGCGCGTGGCTGGTCGAGCACCGCTTTTCGCAGCGGCTCGCCTGCCATCACTGCGGGCACGAGACCCCGCCCCCGCCCGCCTGCCCGGAATGCGGCGAGCTCGACTGTCTCGTCGCGTGCGGGCCCGGGGTGGAGCGGATTGCCGACGAGGTAGCCGAGATCCTTCCAGATGCGCGCGTCGCGGTCGTCACCAGCGACACGGTCAATTCGCCCGACAAGGCGGCGGAATTCATCGCGCAGGCGGAAGGCGGTGCGATCGACGTCATCGTCGGCACGCAGCTTGTCACCAAGGGGTTCCACTTTCCCGAACTGACGCTGGTGGGCGTCGTCGATGCCGACCTCGGGCTAGAAGGCGGCGACCTGCGCGCGGCTGAGCGGACCTACCAACAGGTCGCGCAGGTTTCGGGACGCGCGGGCCGGGGCGAGAAACCGGGCGAGGTCCTGATCCAGACCCGTCACCCCACCGCCCCCGTCATCGCCGCGCTCGCTGCGGGCGACCGGGACGCGTTCTACGACGCGGAGACCGAGGCCCGCCGCCACGCCGGTGCCCCGCCCTTCGGCCGCTGGGCCGCGATCATCGTCTCGAGCGAGGACGAAGCAGAGGCGCGCGAGGCCGCCAACCGCATCGGCGATACGCGACCCCGGGTGGAGGACGTCCACATTCTCGGCCCCGCCCCCGCCCCCCTCGCGTTGCTGAGGAACCGCTACCGCTACCGCCTGCTCCTGAACGCCCGCCGCAGCGCACAGGTGCAGGACGTGATCCGCGACTGGCTCGGCGCGCTGAAATTCCCCCAAGGCGTGCGGGTAACGGTCGACATCGACCCGTACAGTTTCGTCTAGGTTCTTCCACGCGTACGGTAGGGTTTGAATTCGGATCGAACTATGCAATTCGACCGGCGGGATATTCGAAGGGGGTTGCCGACATGATCAGACACGCCATTGCTTTGCTTGCGACAGCAATCGCCGCGCCAGCGTTTGCAGCGACCGACTGGTACGAAGCCGAAAGCGATCATTTCATCGTCTATTCGGCGGGAGGCGAGTCGGACGCCCGTGAACTCGCGACGCAGATGGAGCGGCTGGACGGTGCGCTGCGCATGATCCGCGGCATGTCCACCGAGAGCAAGGAATTGCCCGACGCCGTCAAGCTGACGGTGTACCAGTTCGGCGAGACGCGTGATATCGCCGCGCTCTACGGCAACAGCCGCAGCGGCGTTGCCGGCTTCTTCATCCCGCGTGCCGGCCGTTCGGTGGCGTTCGTCCCATTGCGGCAGGACCGCGACAGGGGCGGGATAGGGACGCGGGTCGTCGAAGGCGACCTCGATCCCGGCAAGGTTCTGTTCCACGAATACACGCACTACTTCATGTTCCAGCATGCGGCGGCGGCCTACCCGTTCTGGTACGTCGAGGGATTTGCCGAACTGTTCGGCACCCTGAACCTGACCGAAAACGGCTTCAACCTGGGCGAGCCCCCGAAGCACCGCGCCAGCGCCTTGCGCGAACTGACGATCGACGTCCGCAAGCTGTTCGATCCGCCGCGCGAGATGGACTACTACATGGCCATGAAGCAGTACGCTTACGGCTGGATGGCCGTGAGTTACCTGACGTTCGAACCTTCGCGAAAGGGTCAACTGGCCGACTACCTAAAGCGCATCAATGCCGGCGAGGAAAACCTTCCCGCGGCAGAGAAGGCATTCGGCGACCTGTCCGCCCTCCAGAAGGATCTCGAAGCATACCGGAACGGCCGCGCCCGCGCCATCGCGGTCACCTATGCGAATTATCAGCCGCCCCGGGTCGACGTCCGGCCGCTCACGGAAGCGCAAGCGGCGCAGATGGACCTGCACATCCGCTCCTCACGCGGTGTGAACGAGAGTTCCGCGCGGGCCCTAGTCGACCCTGCGCGGGAGCTCGTGACACGGTACCCCGAGAGCATCGCGGTGCTTCGCGCGGCGGTCGAGGCGGAGTTCGATGCGAAAAACTACGACCGGTCGAGCGCCATCGCGGATCGGATGCTCCAGTTGGACCCGGCGGCGGTCGATGCGCATCTCTACAAGGCCATGATCGCGCTGGAGAAGGCCAAGACCGATCCGGCGCAGTTCAAGGTCGCACGCCAGCACTACGTCGCGGCGAACAATATCGATCCGAACGAACCGCAAGCGCTATCGGGGTACTACCTGACGTACGCCTATGCGAACGAGACCGCGCCCGAGGACGCGCTGATCGCGCTCGACCGGTCATACGACTTGGCGCCTTTCGATCCCGGTATCCGCATGGCGCTGGCTCACCAGCTGCTCACGGAAAATCGGGACAAGGAAGCGTTGATGATCCTCGGCCCGATCGTGAACGATCCGCACAGCGGAAAGCGTGCCGAACGGTATCGCAAGCTGGTCGAGAACCTGAAAGCCGGCGATCGGGAACCCTTGCTATCGAAGCTTCAGCCGACGTTGAAGTCTGGAGACGAAGAGGAAGACGGGGACGGCTGACCTCGCCCGGCTCCGTCTGACCTCCGGCACAGTTCGCATCTTCGCGCATTGAGCGGGCAATGACCGCGCCCGTCCTCGTGCCGATCCTCGGCGACCAGCTCACCAATACGCTCGCCTCGCTGAAGGGCATGACGAAGGACGATACCGTCGTCCTGATGATGGAGGTGTGGGACGAGGCGACGTACGTGAAGCATCACAAGGCGAAGATCGTGCTGATCTTTTCCGCGATGCGCCACTTCGCCGCCGAGCTGGAGGCGGACGGCTGGACGGTCGATTACGTCAGGCTGGACGATCCCGACAACGCCGGATCGTTCACCGGCGAGGTCGTGCGCGCGGTCGAGCGGCATGAGCCCGAGCGGGTACGGGTCGTCGAACCCGGCGAATGGCGGGTCCGCGCCGCGATGGACGAGTGGGCCGACAAGCTGGCCTGCCCGGTCGAAATCCTGCCCGACGACCGCTTCGTCTGCTCGA
This window harbors:
- a CDS encoding tetratricopeptide repeat protein — its product is MIRHAIALLATAIAAPAFAATDWYEAESDHFIVYSAGGESDARELATQMERLDGALRMIRGMSTESKELPDAVKLTVYQFGETRDIAALYGNSRSGVAGFFIPRAGRSVAFVPLRQDRDRGGIGTRVVEGDLDPGKVLFHEYTHYFMFQHAAAAYPFWYVEGFAELFGTLNLTENGFNLGEPPKHRASALRELTIDVRKLFDPPREMDYYMAMKQYAYGWMAVSYLTFEPSRKGQLADYLKRINAGEENLPAAEKAFGDLSALQKDLEAYRNGRARAIAVTYANYQPPRVDVRPLTEAQAAQMDLHIRSSRGVNESSARALVDPARELVTRYPESIAVLRAAVEAEFDAKNYDRSSAIADRMLQLDPAAVDAHLYKAMIALEKAKTDPAQFKVARQHYVAANNIDPNEPQALSGYYLTYAYANETAPEDALIALDRSYDLAPFDPGIRMALAHQLLTENRDKEALMILGPIVNDPHSGKRAERYRKLVENLKAGDREPLLSKLQPTLKSGDEEEDGDG
- the fsa gene encoding fructose-6-phosphate aldolase; amino-acid sequence: MKFFADTAEIADIRDLNDAGLLDGVTTNPSLIAKSGRNFMEVTKEICDLVEGPVSAEVVALDHATMMKEAEVLRKIADNVCIKVPLTIDGLKTCRALTNDGTMVNVTLCFSANQALLAAKAGATFVSPFVGRHDDNGFDGMDLIRDIRLIYDNYDFRTEILVASVRHVVHVLESARIGADVMTAPPKVIKSLANHVLTDKGIEGFMADWAKTGQSIL
- a CDS encoding nitroreductase, with the translated sequence MNVSEAVASRRSIRAYLDKPVDRALLERILEKAQRSASGGNTQPWHGIVLTGEPMQRLVARVAEDLPKGRAAFAPEYHVYPPELDGAYEQRRRGVGEDMYGALQIPREDKAARLMWFANNFRAFGAPVLLLVHTPKYMGPPQWSDIGMWLQTIALLLREEGLDCCFQEAWAVYSPQIREVVHIPEDHTFFCGVAIGWGDREAAVNTFPVARAPLDEAVRWEGWD
- the cobT gene encoding cobaltochelatase subunit CobT, giving the protein MADETPLDRFKHALTGASRALAEEPEIEIAWTADVPAARGKQLRVPLPGRSLPPDQAREARGVADGFSLRLRHHNEVLHLRGAPSEPIARAAYDMVETVRYEAIGSNDYSGIRANLDAAVELRTASDPIARATQASDVPMPTALGLILREKLTGQPVPERARAGVAMVRDWIEERAGEDFDALAGKLDDQKAFQGLALELLRHLEMTLPEQPDQPSDDSEDGDEPEGEQEDEGEDDTEGQGDPQATEMAGEMAEGEDDGDGETEMSADEDMEGADEADEGEEGMMPVRPNRPWTDIPEGFDYKAWTTRFDEVIEAPELCDSEELDRLRAYLDSQLTGLQGVVTRLANRLQRRLMAQQNRSWDFDQEEGLLDAARLARVVISPGHSLSYKVERDVEFKDTVVTLLIDNSGSMRGRPISIAAISADILGRTLERVGVKTEVLGFTTRAWKGGQSREAWLADGKPAQPGRLNDLRHIVYKKADEPWRRARRNLGLMMREGLLKENIDGEALLWAHDRLLARSEDRRILMVISDGAPVDDSTLSVNSAGYLEQHLRKVIDWIEKQSPVQLVAIGIGHDVTRYYKRAVTIMDVEQLGGTITEQLAELFEVD
- a CDS encoding DUF4197 domain-containing protein; translation: MTEFTDTPSIFHRRSFLAGIGLAGGALVLPACTTGFGGPLSFTDAIARLLFMSTGRAFDRMTSQGGFWDQQVAAIGLENVLGVRGGTLGRILTSGLFKDRLANALAPVAFDAAQRAAPVVADTVRTIGFANAVELIRGGPRSATSYLRGEMGGRLIDAMLPGVGQGLRVASDPLVGQALAALSGVDIPQVARTFTGRVDDVIWNQIGTEEEFIRANPQSTNDPLIMGVFGAARTF
- a CDS encoding primosomal protein N', whose translation is MNRARLVIFNAALGPLDYRVPEGMRVGPGSVVVAPLGPRQIVGIVWEAERLPASEVPAEKLRPLVDVLPVPPLRAELRRLIEWTADYYCAPLAAVARMVLASGGALRGPSTTTEYRLTGGAPERMTPQRQAAIDALEGEQATIRELAGIAGVSEGVLRGLVNQGVLEPVLVDCDRPYPPARADFAVPELSPAQAEVSARFVAAVEARSFAPFLLDGVTGSGKTEVYLEAVARALEMGRQTLVLLPEIALTEAFLRRFEDRFGAPPIVWHSSLKSTERRRAWRSIAAGEAQVVVGARSALFLPYANLGLIVVDEAHEISFKQDDGVRYNARDVAVMRARFERIPVVLASATPALESLQMAESGVYERLVLEDRYGGARLPAIDTIDLTEEKPERGRWLAPRLVAQMEERLARGEQSLLFLNRRGYAPLTLCRNCGFRFECPNCSAWLVEHRFSQRLACHHCGHETPPPPACPECGELDCLVACGPGVERIADEVAEILPDARVAVVTSDTVNSPDKAAEFIAQAEGGAIDVIVGTQLVTKGFHFPELTLVGVVDADLGLEGGDLRAAERTYQQVAQVSGRAGRGEKPGEVLIQTRHPTAPVIAALAAGDRDAFYDAETEARRHAGAPPFGRWAAIIVSSEDEAEAREAANRIGDTRPRVEDVHILGPAPAPLALLRNRYRYRLLLNARRSAQVQDVIRDWLGALKFPQGVRVTVDIDPYSFV